The following is a genomic window from Halichoerus grypus chromosome 5, mHalGry1.hap1.1, whole genome shotgun sequence.
ATTAAGAAGCTCACATAGCCTTTCAGTCTGGTATTTGCAACTGGAAGATAGAAATCTCATTTTAATGACTCTTTTTCGAATTAATTATTTGTTGCAAGAAAGTAGAATATCTGTaagtagttattttaaaattccaatatagttaCCAATTAACTTTCTTCAAAAATGCAGTTGCATAATTTGTCTGGGTTCAAATACAAGAGACGTATGTTATGTTAACAGCAAAGCTAATTAGAGCCAACCTGGTCATTTTTaaagagtgtgggctctggaacCGTACAAGCCTGGGTTCCATTCCCAGCTCCACTTTTACTCTATGTGTATCTTTGCTGATCACTTAACTTCTCGTGACTTCATTTTgtcaactgtaaaaaaaaaaaaaaaacgcctcACACCTTACAGAGCTGGTGTGAGGATTAAAGATAATGTATGTGGCACTCTTAGCACATAAAACCAGTTTGGTACATATAGTATCTGAATAATGGTGCTGAATAATGAGAAGAGTTAGCTTGACTTAGCTCTGGGACAGAAAATGCATATATTCTATAAATAGTATCATTGAGGTCCCTTCTGATTATTTAGCTGGCATTCAGTTTGGTGGGGAGCACCATTTCCTTGTGCTCTAAATCAGAGGAGATACATTTCAGATAAGCTTGCCAATCATTTGAGATACATAGAGCATGAAATATTTACTTAGAATAATAATATTATCTAGTACATGAAACACTTAGTTGGAATAAGGATATGATTCTTAATAGCGACCAATTGAGCCCCTACTCTGTGCTGGACATTGTATAATACCTTAAGTGTTAGCGTGGTGTTTGGTACTTTGTGGGTGctcattaaatatattattattatgccGATTTATTAGATAGTATAGCATAATATTCATGATATTGTGGACATAAAATGTATAATCCTCATCATAATCAAGATTGACATAAGAGTATTGTCCCCATCTTACAACcaaggaaactgagactgagAGAGATtgtcacttgcccaaggttgtaCAGAGCAAGTGATGGGGCTGAGCTTCAAAGCAGGACTGATCCCTGGACCTAGGCTCTTTGCAGCATGCCCTACTCTCTTTTGAAAATGAGACTGGAGGGCTTATTGGCTgggtttaagaaaagaaaacctacctGAAAATGAAATGGCATGCAATATAGCTCATACTAATGAGCTCAAGCTTCCTCTGTGCAGTATAAGGAGATATGTGATGCTCCAAATACATAAGAGAATTCTTCCACTGTTTTACAAAGCTGCAAAAGCTACTCAGGTATGAAATTTATCTTAATTGttaaaattctttcagtttcaCCTTAACAATAAATGCAACTAGAACTGAGGTCCAAAAACACTCTAGCTTCAAAATTATATGTAACACTTGTTTAATGTCAGACTGCAGCCATCTCTTCTAAATGGGTGTTGCTGCTGCATACGTCTTACTAATCCTTCTGCTGGAAAGAAATGCATACCTTTCTCTTCCGTTAATTGCTAACTGGTATATGCACATGCTGTTTGCTTCCTTATTAGGTGCCCGCCAATTTGTACACAGTGGATCACACAGTAAGTTGAAGGGGCTCCCCCACATGTACTGGTTTGTGTCAAATACTGTATGTACTTCATCTAACAAAAGCCTGTTGAAGACATTGTTATTAGTCTTATTAAGCAGTTAACATTTCCCCGTAATGAAGAATCGACCCTATCCTGAGCTCCCATAGATAGACAGTGATGCCTGTAactattgttttctcttttaaaaaaatctattattgtGATTAACActactaccatttattgagcaccatcTGTGTCCCAGGCACTATACCGGGAATAGCTATGTTCCAGCATTATTGAGGGGTTTGGAGATAATTTATAGCTATTATCTGCTCTtctgataagaaaactgagatttagatCGGTAAAGTAACGTGCAGCGTCACTCACCTGAACGATTTTAACCCAGGTCTGGCTGGTTCCAGAGGCCTTTCCCATATGCCACACTTGCTCTTGTTTGTGTTTTCAGTTAAAGTAAGCCAAGTTTAAAAGCGCCTTTCATGTAAGCATTTTTATAGATGTATGCCTCACTTTGTGGGGGCCTTTATGGCCCTATTTGCCATGTGAAGCTAGTCATGATACTTTTTCCTGAGAAGCCTGAtgatttgtataaatatttatgtggcAGAGGTATGCCATTCATCCTAAGATACTTGCTTACTCATTTCTACCTCTGTTAAAGTTCTGATTATgtcactgttatttttattttcaaatttttcccaCAAAATGTAACCTTGGAATATGGGAAAAgggtatagttttttttttgcttgtttgtttttgtttttttttttacccactaGGCTTCTTTCTTGGGtatcacttttaaaataagaaactaaaagCTCTTTACATGGCAGAGGTCTTCGGTATTACCTGGCTCCtatcatatttctttctttctaaaagttACAAACTTTTATTGGACATTTTATAATAAACCCTactaactttgttttcttttttacctttttttccccctgagggaaaaatactattttttttttttttggtaatcctCCTTCTTCTTGAACTCCCTAGGAAGAGGAGTTGTACGCATGTCAGAGAGGTTGCAGGCTGTTTTCAATTTGTCAATTTGTGGATGATGGAATTGATTTAAATCGGACCAAAATGGAATGTGAATCTGGTAAGATGCTATGCTAACAGTATATAACATTGTGGTTTTTTGGGGGTTGTGTTATGCTCCTTACATGTTTTCCTCAGAAAATGACAAGCATATTGTTTAAACTGATTTCtagcatattttaattattatgagGTTTGAGTTTTATCAGCTGCTGCTAGAAATTTCATGGACTATCAGTTTCATCTCTAGGTTTCCCCGCTATAGGAAAGTAGAGCATGAAACCTTTCCTGAgccaaaatggcataaagcaaaaaagcaattaccattaatttacatggaaaaatttTTGAGTGCTCTCAGtccccaaaaataacctctcctaggcttttctgataccttaggacacatcttgctaaggAGGCACAACATAAATCAAGATAaaacacagatgctcacagacacagttcaaagctctGGCGGCTGGATGCGGAGCAGCGCTCCCCGGGGAGGAGCTTGGCGGTGCCTCTCTTGCTGCTGGGGCACGCGTGCTGCCTCTGCAATGGCTCgctgcaaaacaaatgctgaactTTGTTTTCgctttctttttcctcaaagcatgaatcctctttggatttcttttggttagcaaaAATAGGTATGAACTCCTGAAAAGTGGGGGCTACTCCTATTTGTTGAGACAATGTTGATTTTGTACCGTGGATAGGACACCTTTGTGTAACCAAGCATTCGGTTTAAATGCAGTAGTAATTACCCTTCTCATAATTCATCACTACCTTTTCAATGGGTAGTATAATTTTCCTAAGCCTTTCAATCATAGGCCAGTTGATTTAGCTCAagttttttttccactgaatcaGGCCTTTGACTCACTATTTAATAGTGTATTCTTTGTGGGTCATGCCGATAAAAGAAGTAACCAGAGTCTGTCATCTCTTAAATCACTGTTCTTACCTTTTGCTGAAAGAGATGTGGTTAATAAAAGAACCCTGTAATCAAGACAAAATTGacatttaacttttcaaagaaacTATAATGGAATTTTCTCCATTCATTACATTATGCTGTTTATTCAGTGTAGCAGGAGGTATCTTTTTCCACATCACTATGCCATGACTCCTGTCTAGTCTCCTTGATTTCATGACcttattttttatggctcagtCTCCTAACTGGCCATCTTTATATGTGCATAATGCTGTTCAATTTATTATCTAGCACCTTTGAGAAGTATATTACAAATACATGACTGGGtcggaaagaaagataaaattgttACGGTGGTAAAGTGTTATATATCACAAGAAAGAACTGGCTCCAGTGAACTAAATGAAGAGGGTGTGTACCCATCTTAACTTTGGAATCCTGCTGTAGAACACTTTCTAAGTTCAGTTTCTCAGAATTTAAGGTGTTAAactgattgttttgtttttctttgctatgGGAATACCCTTGAGTCTCAGCAGAGTGATCCCATTCTTAACGGTAATGTCACACATTTGTGTAAATCACTAAAATACATTGTTCAACTCCATGAAGTATGGCATTTCCATTTTAAGCATATAGAAATCAACAGTTGGAAAGGTTAAACAGCATGGCCCAGGACACATACACAGCCAAATGTGTATGGAGCCCAAACTTCAGGATGCCAGACCGTGTTTTTTCCACTTTGCAAACCTTAGCGGTGAGGATCCCCTTATTATGAATGTCATCATCTAGCCTGAGCCTGAGTGTGTAATCAGTAGATTTATACTGGAAACATCTGACATGTGGGAGGTAGAAGATATGGGGTTTATTAAGATAATACGTTTGCTACTATTaatcaaattttgaaaattcatATTGATGAAATTCATATTGATGAAATgctttttaagtaaaagaaattttttttataaaacgcCAAATCCCTTCTTTTCTAtccttcccctttttctttccttccctttttctccttcccttcgtctctctctttttccttgtaatttgACTGTTTTTCTCTTACAGCATGTACAGAAGCATATTCCCAATCTGATGAGCAATATGCTTGCCATCTTGGTTGCCAGAATCAGCTGCCATTCGCTGAACTGAGACAAGAACAAGTATGAAACAAATACTGCCTTTCAGAATTGCCTGCTTAAATTGCACTGACTTGTATTGAAATGTTTATCGCCCACTAGATACTGTTTTAgtgttatattttatagttttcagcaaaCAAATTATATGTTTGCAAATAGAAAAGTCAATTGCATAATTACTTTTGTATAATGCTTTACTGTCAAAAGTTACATTCATATCCATAATCTCTTTCGTTTTTTTTCTCTCGGTCCAGTGatgatattatccccattttgcatatgaaaaaactgaggctcagagaagtggatAGTTGAGAGTCATTTTTTTTCACCCCAACTGCCATTGCCTTAACTTAGATCATCATTCCTTTCTCATCTGTATTACTAAACTTGCAAACTATTTTTCCACTTCACCCCCTTCTGTCCATCCTTTAGTATGtgttcagatatttattttctaaatggaaaTCTCATCATGTCATTCTCCTGTCTTACATGCTtcaggaccccctcccccccaattaCATACTGGGTTAAGTCCAAACTGCTTATCGTGGCCTGGCTCCTGATTACCTCTCTTAGGCCATCTCTTTTCCCCACCCCTCATACTTTATACTCCAAACATACTGGATaaagtttgttaattttattaacttttgcATAGAAAGTACAGCTACATGGTATAGAACTCAGAAGGTAAAAAGAGTATGTAGTGAAAAATCTCCTACCCCTGTATCTCCTAGCCATTCAGTTTTCCTCTTAATGTAGCCAGGGTTACCAAGAAAGACATATTTTATGCATGTacaaggatatatatatatattccttcttttttaaaatacaagtataCATAAAGAATGTCTactcattctgtttttcattgtACAATCCATTTTGtggatgtatcataatttatttaagcaatctcttaTTTGGACATGTTGGTTGTTTCTAATCTTTTTCACTTATAAGCGATGTTGCATACTTCACACATTTATATCTATAGAATAAAATCATAGTAGAATTGCTGAGCAAGAGgtatctgtattttaattttgagaagtaGAGCAAAATTGCCCTCTGTGGAATTtgtaccaatttttaaaattgagatataattcgcATACTATAAAGTTCACCCTTGTGAAGTATTCAATTCGGTAGTTGTTAGTAtgttcacaaagttgtgcaaccatcatcactatctaattccaAGCATTTtaatcaccccaaaaagaaatcccatacccacttctttccttcttccccaacTCCCGACAATGTAtcacttttaatatattttaaatttgtgttggTCTTACTATGAGTAATGTTAaacatgttttctaatttttaagagacttttttttctcttagttgtATACCTACTGaatagttcttaatttttatatgatGAGTTAATTCATGGTTTTGTTCCTTCTACTCCCCATCCTTCTATTGAATCCCCTTGATTCAGGGCAGGTATCATTTCTTTTGTGAAGCCTTCTTAACCCCTTCTCACCTTGGTTTGGGTTAGGTGCCTTTCTCCATACACACGTATTACCCTGTTTTTAACCTCTGTCCTATATAGATTACACAGTTTAAGCACAGGTATATGTTGATGAATAAAATACACATGGTCCCTGATCTCCTAAAATTCATAATCTCAGTGAATACTTGTTTGGTGAATTAATCAATGAAAAATTTCACAGCTATTAGTGGGAAAATTGGATCATGAATATAGATCTTTTGATTCTACAAACTGATCTCTTACTCCATAATGCCTCTCTTTTGAAATATAGCAGAACCAAAGCCATCCCTAGAGTGCAGCAAATGGGGCCCACTGCTGCTAAATAAGTGAAAAAGTCAGAATTTGGGGAACATGATCACCATTCATGTTAAAATCAGTAGTTTACTATATATATTCAGTGCATAGGTATTCCCCTCACCCTGCCCTGCTATCAGATGTCTCACATTTTATGCATATATTCTTTTGGttggctttttttccttccccttttccaCTGATGTTCATTATAGCATGATGTATTTACATAAAAGCATTAAAGATGAGAATGGTAGAATTTGTCCTTCCCCCTTCTATCTCTTGAGACCTTGCTAATCCTTATTTAATCAAATCTTAAGATTCTTCACAATTTTGGATCTGATTCAAAAGCCTGTTATTCTGATAGAGATAATAGGTAGTTTATATGTGGGTTTGGTGGCAAATTAAAGTAGCCTGGGATCTTAAGCTTTATCACAGTTCATTTGCATAGGAAACTAGGAGTTTAATGCTAGTTATTATGGTAGAATCACTTTTTATTCCCTGTCCCTAGATTTGGGGAATCTTAATTAAGTTTGCTCtcttgaatatacatatataaaaataatagatttctcatgatttacctttttttttttttttaaagctcatgtCCCTGATGCCAAAAATGCATCTACTCTTCCCTCTAACTCTGGTAAGGTCATTCTGGAGTGACATGATGGACTCTGCTCAGAGCTTCATAACCTCTTCATGGACTTTTTATCTTCAAGCTGATGATGGAAAAATAGTTATATTCCAGGTAATAACTGTGCTTCATAAATTCATCTAAATACCGACAATAGTAAGTGTACATGTCTTAAATGAGTGTCTTGGCATAGAGCCATATACATCATCAAATAATAATTACTGATTTGGCCTACATTAAACATTGGGCATCAAGACACAGTGAGACTTCCCTCTGCCCATCGGAAGCCTATCTCAAGCCCATTGGTCCTTCTAACAAGAACTCTGAGTCTTCTAAATTTTATAGTGGTTAAATTGATAAAATGAAACCTTTAGATATGAGAGATAAGAGTAATGAAtatactttgaatgtaaataatggcatgaatatatatatcacatatggATATTGAAGAAGAGCAATATacatcatttttagttttttgtagTGCTTTTATTCATAACTCTTGTAGGAGTTTATTGAAGAAGTGTATTGCCTCCTAGAGAAGTAACTTCTCCTACCTCATTATTGACCATGTGATGTGATGATAATAACTGCTTTTCTTAAAGGTTCTTATGTACTAGGCGTTCACATATGTTATCTCAAATCTTTAAACACCTTCATGAGGTtgtattatccctattttattgataaggaaaccaagagtctaacTTTTTAAGGTCACCCTGCTGGTAAGTAACAGAATTAGGCTTCAGACTCAGGTTATTTTCATTCCCAGGCTTATATCCCACCCTACCATGCTATCTTCCTTTTAATTTGGTAGTTAAATTCCTCAAATGTACCACAAACTATGTTGTGGCACTTTCTCTCAGGTAATAATTAAAGTAaaccttttaattattattgctaATAGAATGGCTCACTGTAAGGCTAGTATGTGGCATTATCCTGAGTCATAGGTCGTCTATACATAATTTGGTAATAAGTAAAACACAGAaggaattttttctctttaaatacatGAGTAATTTCTGTGTACTAAAGCTAATTAGCTTAAAGCTTAAGTTGAATCTCAGATTGGAGCCCTCATTCATTCCTGATTAGATGTGAGATgagctttgtttctctctttgtatTAACTTCTGTGTAACTAGAAGGGAGAAACCCCTGCTCCAGAGGATCTGTCCTATATGGAGGATGTAGAGCATGGAGTATTTAGCTATAATGTATGAATTACTCATACTTAGGGAAAAATGGAatgtttcagatgagaaaaatagagataatagaTGTTTAGCCCAAAATTTTGGCAGTCCGCTAAATTATTCTTGATCAACTAGAAGTAGAATTCATTTTTGCAGGGTATGATATTTAATGCAGTATGTTGTAATTTGTCcctgctttttaatttatttttaatgttgtcaGAAAGTTAAACTGACTAAATACTTGACGATGCCAGAAATCTGTCTGTTTCTTTGCAAGGCACCGGATCTGATGTTTAGGAAgtgcaattaaaatatattgtggctaatgtgttttattttttataccaaACTTCTGTTACTTTTTCTCAATTTGAGTGTTTATACAGATGATGTGTTATAGAACTTGTTACTGAGAAAAGCATAAGAAGTAGAAATGGCTTAATTGCTTTCATTATCATTTTAGTCTAAGCCAGAAATCCAGTATGCACCACAGTTGGAGCAGGAGCCTACAAATTGGAAAGAATCGTCGCTAAGCAAAATGTCCTGTAAGTTTTATTTCAAGTAGCTTGGGATAACAACACTAGCAAATCTGGTTGTGGTCTGGAATTGGTTGTATGATTGTTCTTACACTAACAGAAAGTGAACAAATAATTTctaaacagtggttctcaaactttagagtGCATTAGGatctggagagcttgttaaaacagatttctgATCCCTACTTCCAAAGTTTCCAATTTACTAGGTCTAGGATAGGacctgagaatttgtatttctaacaagttcccagatttTGTTGATACTGTTGGTTAggggatcacactttgagaatcaaTATTCTAAAGACATGTAGCTTGCTTTGAAGGATATTTTGACTATGAACTAATGAAGTATTCTGATATTTCTGATATGCTAACCGAATAGTGAAACTATCCCAAAAGTGTGAgttcttgttctatttttatttccatgctagaaataaattttaacttaTAGGAATGTATAACATCAACCTAAAGCTGAGcttaccttttaaaatgtactagttcatgggcgcctgggtggctcagttggttaagcgactgccttcggctcaggtcatgatcccggagtccctggatcgagtcccgcatcgggctccctgctcggcagggagtctgcttctccctctgaccctcccccctctcatgtgctctctctcattctctctctcacaaataaataaataaaatctttaaaaaaataaataaataaaataaaatgtactagTTTGTACCTTATTTTAGATACTGATTTAATTAACTTTCTAATTATCTTGTAATTAGATAATTAAACAGAATGTAATTAAACAGAAAGTAGCAATGTCAacaagaatttgaaaataaaataggaaatccaTAATGTGGTAGAATATTCATTTGGTGTTTAACATGCCAGAGGAACTTGCATTCCTTATCAGTGTATCAGATTACACTTATAAAAGCAACTGGGTATCTGTACAGTCTATATATCTAGGAGTAGTTTTGAGACTAGCTTTTGGGATATAGGATATCATAAATTGTACCTTGTTATTTCAACAGATCTGCAAATGAGAAGTTCACAAACACATAGGAACTATcttgaagatggagaaagtgaTGGCTTTTTAAGATGTCTGTCTCTGTATGTATTCCTGTTTATTTATATGTATCAGTGATAAAATCTGGCTTGTATCAGACAgatgcattcctttttattattttaaaattatatcagcTGCTAAAAAATTGTTTACCTTTTTCCTACCAACTTGTACTTTTGGATACTTTAGTTTGTTTAAAAGGTAATACACATACTACTATAATAAAACCCAAGCAGGTAGTTTTTTTCACAATACAGAAGCATTCTTGTTCTTGTTAAGATTCCCTGATTTATGTTAAGAAATGTGCTTCTCCGGACATTTAAATTAAGCTTTAAAGTATGTCTGAATGGTTTGgggttggatttttgtttttatctacaTGACAGCACATGAGGCTAGGGAGAGTAGGTAAGGGGTATAGATTAAGGAGAGCTTTGTATTCTGTGCTAAGGAGTGTCAACTCTATGCCAAGGATCCTTAAAGATGGCAGGGGAAAGTGGGCAGGCAGGGGTAATGGGTACCTTATGCTCTCCTAGGAAGGAGTATCAAGCCTTCTGAGAGTGAGGGgggttttattaaaatatgtatgcttctcctcctccaaagAGTTCTGATATGAGCTCTCCTCCTatagcacccccctccccccaaaaaaaagaagaaagagaaagacagtggCCCATAGCACTTATTGATAATTATCTACTGTGTCAGATACCAGACCAAGCATTTGAGTAGAAGTGGTAAACAAATGCTTGCCCTCACAGTGTGTATACTCTAGTGGGCTCTTCTGTCTCAAGTGTAACACTACAGTAGTCCAAACTGCCTGCTTCCTATaatttcttacaataaaatagtTTCTTGACAGGTTTTATCAGGTATCAGCAGGGTTATTTTGGCACCtaaaaattaattccttttaCCAAACAAAGGCTTTAAAGACTGGGTAAGAAAAATGAGgatttaactttaaattttcccttcctttcatttctaaacCTGCTTTTGACCTTGGCAGAATACGGGCATAATTTTTCTGTGTCtgatatttaggatttttgttgCAGTTTGCTGGTCTTATGAAACCTAAGTAATCACTTAATCTTAAGTTACAGTTACAGTTTATTCTCAATACTGTACTACCTGGCAGCTTACTGGTGACTTATATACCCTTTAGCATTTtgtcattatattttatgtttttttaaatctaacattttaaaagtaattttgtaaatgtttaatttaggaaataactttttaaCTAGAGCTTTAATGCCTAGAAGTTTCTGTGCACAAACATGGATTATAATACTATTctacattttaatagaaaataactttttttccaaTGCTTTTTCCCTTCAGTGAGCTCATTTGACTCTTAGAACAGTACCCTGTGATAAGTAGGTGGGTCAGAGGTGAATTACCCACCCCTAAGATTATGTATCCACTACGTTAAAGTTCAAACCTAGCTTTTTTAATTCTGCAACTTCTACTCATCCTGTTCTGCCATGGGTGTCTGTTTCCTAGAGGGTCATGAGTTTTTCATGATGGCATGCAAGATCACCTAGCCAGTCAATGGAATCTGGTCTTTTGACTCTTAACTGCAGTGCTTTTTATTATACTACATAGCTGTTATGGAGGTACCCTTAGCTTCCAGAATGGAAACTGAGGTGAACTCATTTTTTCAATTGCCATTTCTTTTTGGAGAGTCTGTTATGTGCCAGAAGCTGTTTCAGGGACTTGGGACCTAAAGAAAGATGTTCAGTCTCTGCCTCTATGGAGTTCTCAGGTCTAGCATGGTAGAGAcaaatatgcaaacaatgaacaaGCAATGATGATTGCTATATATTATACATACCTCTCATATACATGGTACAAGGAGTATACCTTCAAAAGGGAGGATTGACAGAGGACATAGAAATAAGTCTTAAATAATGAACAGAGATTTTTGCTAGTTGTAacagatttctttaatttttttttcagctatgCTGGCTTCCtactaaatatataaagtatattaataTGTATGGAGAGTCAGGAGAATCAGAGACCAAACTGGGTGGACAGGAACTAGATAGGAGCAGGAAAGTAATCAAATCTAAGTATTGGGAAGAGGCATCTATGTGAAGGATAGAAGATCAGGTTGGAGAGCTTGGTAAATCCTGCAAGCAGTTACCAACTAGGGTGATGGACAAGGGGAACAAGAGataatggaggggcgcctgggtggctcagttggttaagcgactgccttcggctcaggtcatgatcctggagtccctggatcgagtcccacatcgggctccccgctcagcaaggagcctgcttctccctctgaccctctcccctctcatgtgctctctctctctcattctctctgtctcaaataaataaataaaatctttaaaaaaaaaaaaaaaaaaaaagagataatggaGATAGTTGAGAATCTGTAGGATTGTTTTTTTGTGGAAGTGGAAGAAGCAGATGGACTCTAAAATGAGCCCCAGTTTTCTGGCTTAAGTTGTTACTGGAATCCAGATATCAAATATATCCTTCTCATTTCATGGAAGGAAATACCTTAGTACTCGGGTTAGGGCTGGAATATGTAAAGTGGgtgttttttcattaaaaatattttttactctgttatctttttgaattggaatacttaaaacaaaacatcatATAGGCGTTCCCTGCTTTTAGATGCAGTGCATTTTCCAATGTCCACCTCTTTTGCTGGGAGACAGTGACTGTGCATACCTTTTCCTTAGCATGTTCAAGTGTTGGCAAACCATCAAGTGAATGGGTTATGGTGGTaagtatagacattttatcaGGCAGTATTGGATGAGCACAGATGTGAAAATCAGACTACCTGCAGGAATTATCACAGTTTTTTAGAACtggattattaaatatttaaaaatagcttgactttttcctattttttgacTCTTAATCTATAGTTTGGCAAACAATAGGTGAATTATGGGAAAAACATCAGTTGCTAATCCTTGTAACTGGCCgaatttatgatattttaaacGTAAGAAAAATATAACTATCTCTTTACTAAGATATGCTATAATGGGTACAAAATGCCTCATAATAGATGTACTCTTGTAAATTGAAATATAAGGAAATTGTGGCAAATTAATTATTTGAACTATTCGAGGGAAGCTAACTTCTAGAAGCCTGTTGTgcatctttttataaaataaatgatcatttcataatgtaccTGTTTTATACCTTAAATCTTTGAGATCCTGGGTTTTCTTAAAGCAAGTATCACTATAGTGCCTTGCAAAATAATGTATGACATACGAATAGCAGCATACAATTTATAGAACACTTTGatttgcattatctcatttagtaattaaaaaagaCCTTTGACAgtaatttgctttaattttatatatttagcaAAAAGCCAgtatatctgattttttaaa
Proteins encoded in this region:
- the TMEM59 gene encoding transmembrane protein 59 isoform X2 — encoded protein: MAAPKGSLWVRAQLGLPPLLLLTMALAGGSGTASAEAFDSILGDTASCHRACQLTFPLHTYPKEEELYACQRGCRLFSICQFVDDGIDLNRTKMECESACTEAYSQSDEQYACHLGCQNQLPFAELRQEQLMSLMPKMHLLFPLTLVRSFWSDMMDSAQSFITSSWTFYLQADDGKIVIFQSKPEIQYAPQLEQEPTNWKESSLSKMSYLQMRSSQTHRNYLEDGESDGFLRCLSLNSGWILTTTLVLSVMVLLWICCATVATAVEQYVPSEKLSIYGDLEFVNEQKLNRYPSSSLVVVRSKAEDHEEAGPLPTKMNLAHSEI
- the TMEM59 gene encoding transmembrane protein 59 isoform X1, whose protein sequence is MAAPKGSLWVRAQLGLPPLLLLTMALAGGSGTASAEAFDSILGDTASCHRACQLTFPLHTYPKVPANLYTVDHTEEELYACQRGCRLFSICQFVDDGIDLNRTKMECESACTEAYSQSDEQYACHLGCQNQLPFAELRQEQLMSLMPKMHLLFPLTLVRSFWSDMMDSAQSFITSSWTFYLQADDGKIVIFQSKPEIQYAPQLEQEPTNWKESSLSKMSYLQMRSSQTHRNYLEDGESDGFLRCLSLNSGWILTTTLVLSVMVLLWICCATVATAVEQYVPSEKLSIYGDLEFVNEQKLNRYPSSSLVVVRSKAEDHEEAGPLPTKMNLAHSEI